The Lutibacter sp. Hel_I_33_5 genome has a window encoding:
- a CDS encoding TonB-dependent receptor, whose translation MAISLKGDQKISDVLNSKSKALRINLNSDIYGTFAEIGAGQETARNFFRAGGASGTIAKAMSAYDKDFSDAIYGIEEDRRYVTESRLIRMLRHEINLIEDRLSRNKHPDKLFFSYANTVATIDFAKKFKGHGWVGIRFQLDPLEDYNEIVLHLRFKETDARLQQETLGVLGVNLIYGAFYLNDNPKELVKSFYDNLDKDQLEIDMINFSGPRFMYVDNRLMSLQLLKNGMTNAVMFGSDGINLLPAQVLYKKNILALRGSFRPVTKVNMDMFEKSKQLFFAEKKVNKEKTQIIFEITLSNLRAEGEINERDFLDRAELLCSLGQNVMITNFQEYFKLVEYFSEFTKERMGLAMGVYNLIQIFDEKYYKNLSGGILEAFGKLFHRDLKIYMYPYKDEETGEYINSENLKVSPRTKELYKFFKTNRRLINIDDFNPEILHIFSRTVLKMIQDNEEGWEEMLPEGISETIKQKRLFGYSRRARLLKK comes from the coding sequence ATGGCAATTTCTTTAAAAGGCGATCAAAAAATTAGCGATGTACTTAATTCTAAAAGTAAAGCATTACGAATTAACTTAAATTCTGATATTTACGGAACGTTTGCAGAAATTGGAGCTGGACAAGAAACTGCTAGGAATTTCTTTAGAGCAGGTGGAGCTTCTGGAACTATTGCAAAAGCAATGAGTGCGTATGATAAAGATTTTTCTGATGCTATTTATGGAATTGAAGAAGACAGGCGTTATGTAACAGAATCTCGCTTGATAAGAATGTTACGTCATGAAATAAACTTAATTGAAGATCGATTAAGTAGAAATAAGCATCCTGATAAACTTTTTTTTAGTTACGCAAATACCGTAGCTACAATTGATTTTGCTAAAAAATTTAAAGGTCATGGTTGGGTTGGAATTCGTTTTCAATTAGATCCATTAGAAGATTATAATGAAATTGTTTTACATCTACGTTTTAAAGAAACTGATGCCCGTTTACAACAAGAAACGTTAGGTGTTTTAGGTGTTAATTTAATTTATGGTGCTTTTTATTTAAATGATAATCCAAAAGAATTAGTTAAATCTTTTTATGACAATCTAGATAAAGATCAATTAGAGATTGATATGATTAACTTTTCTGGACCACGTTTTATGTATGTAGACAATCGTTTAATGAGTTTGCAATTACTTAAAAACGGTATGACAAACGCAGTAATGTTTGGTTCTGACGGAATTAACTTATTACCTGCTCAAGTACTTTATAAAAAGAATATTCTTGCCTTACGTGGTAGTTTTAGACCGGTTACCAAAGTAAATATGGATATGTTTGAGAAATCTAAACAGCTATTTTTTGCAGAAAAGAAAGTTAATAAAGAGAAGACTCAAATTATTTTTGAAATTACGTTAAGCAATTTACGTGCAGAAGGAGAAATTAACGAACGTGATTTCTTAGACAGAGCAGAATTATTATGTTCTCTTGGTCAGAATGTAATGATTACAAATTTTCAAGAGTATTTTAAACTAGTAGAATACTTTAGTGAGTTTACCAAAGAACGTATGGGACTTGCCATGGGAGTGTATAACTTAATTCAAATTTTTGACGAAAAATACTATAAAAATTTAAGTGGTGGAATTCTTGAAGCATTTGGTAAATTATTCCATAGAGATTTAAAAATCTACATGTATCCATATAAAGATGAAGAAACTGGAGAATATATTAATAGCGAAAACTTAAAAGTTAGCCCAAGAACAAAAGAGTTATACAAATTCTTTAAGACCAATAGAAGGCTTATTAATATTGACGATTTCAATCCTGAAATCCTTCATATTTTTTCTCGTACTGTTCTTAAAATGATACAAGATAATGAAGAGGGCTGGGAAGAAATGTTACCAGAAGGAATCTCTGAAACTATTAAACAGAAAAGACTTTTCGGTTATTCTAGAAGAGCAAGACTTTTAAAAAAATAA
- a CDS encoding RNA polymerase sigma factor, with translation MTNEKTLVAQLQDAKQKDSAFRELISLYKERLYWHIRKIVISHDDADDVLQNTFIKVFTSIHKFNQDSKLYSWMYRIATNEAITFLNKKAKERKVDITEIQSELANDLTNDNHFTGDEIQMILQKAIVQLPQKQQLVFNMKYFDEMKYQEISEILETSVGSLKASYHHAVKKIEQYIKNIYN, from the coding sequence TTGACTAATGAAAAAACATTAGTAGCACAATTACAAGATGCTAAACAAAAAGATTCGGCTTTTAGAGAGTTAATATCTCTATATAAAGAACGTCTGTATTGGCATATTCGAAAAATAGTAATCTCGCATGACGATGCTGACGATGTCTTACAAAATACATTTATAAAGGTTTTTACAAGCATTCATAAATTTAATCAAGACAGCAAATTATATTCCTGGATGTATAGAATTGCTACGAATGAAGCAATTACATTTCTTAATAAAAAAGCGAAAGAAAGGAAAGTAGATATTACAGAAATTCAGTCTGAACTTGCAAACGACTTAACTAACGACAATCATTTTACAGGTGATGAAATACAAATGATTTTACAAAAAGCTATTGTACAGTTACCACAAAAGCAGCAATTAGTATTTAATATGAAGTATTTTGATGAGATGAAATACCAAGAAATTTCAGAAATTTTAGAAACTTCTGTTGGGAGTTTAAAAGCATCTTATCATCATGCAGTAAAAAAAATAGAACAGTATATTAAAAATATTTACAACTGA
- a CDS encoding sensor of ECF-type sigma factor, protein MKKIIFPLLFLFVFATSLLAQKKNTSKIGFEKIRSLKVGFITQKLDLSSKEAEKFWPIYNTYDKKIMLLRKEENKKIRKKINAQGGVEAIKESEAKEILEQIKKLKKEQVIVIDEYQTKLTKVLPYKKILILNLAEKEFNRTLLRKLRNKNRVKNKKKD, encoded by the coding sequence ATGAAAAAAATAATATTCCCTCTTTTATTTTTATTCGTATTCGCTACTTCTTTATTAGCTCAAAAAAAGAATACTAGCAAAATAGGTTTCGAAAAAATTAGATCTTTAAAAGTTGGCTTTATTACTCAGAAACTAGATTTATCTAGCAAAGAAGCAGAAAAGTTTTGGCCAATTTACAATACTTATGATAAAAAAATAATGCTTTTACGTAAGGAAGAAAATAAAAAAATAAGAAAAAAAATTAATGCTCAGGGAGGAGTTGAAGCCATAAAGGAAAGTGAAGCTAAAGAAATTTTAGAACAAATAAAGAAATTAAAAAAGGAACAAGTTATTGTTATTGATGAATACCAAACAAAACTGACCAAGGTTTTACCTTATAAAAAAATACTAATTCTTAATTTAGCTGAAAAAGAATTTAACAGAACATTATTAAGGAAATTGAGAAATAAAAATAGAGTGAAAAATAAAAAGAAGGATTAA
- a CDS encoding HAD family hydrolase — protein MYTNIKVIAFDADDTLWVNETYFREAEKEFAKLLAAYETENKIDQELFKKEIKNLSLYGYGVKGFVLSMIESALELSNYTIKPTTISKILNIGKEMLEKPIELLDGVEDVLKNLQGRYKLIVATKGDLLDQERKLEKSNLHQYFHHIEVMSDKKAKDYKKLINHLDIYPSELLMIGNSLKSDVLPLIEIGAKSVHVPFHTTWAHEEVTEQEQNASNYITINKITDVLDFL, from the coding sequence ATGTATACCAATATTAAAGTCATTGCTTTTGATGCTGATGATACTTTGTGGGTAAATGAAACCTATTTTAGAGAGGCAGAGAAAGAATTTGCTAAATTATTAGCAGCGTATGAAACTGAGAATAAAATAGATCAAGAGCTTTTTAAAAAGGAAATAAAAAACTTATCATTATATGGTTATGGTGTAAAAGGCTTTGTACTTTCTATGATAGAATCTGCACTAGAACTTTCTAATTATACTATTAAACCAACAACTATTTCTAAGATCTTAAACATTGGTAAAGAAATGTTGGAAAAACCAATTGAATTATTGGATGGAGTAGAAGATGTGCTTAAAAACTTGCAAGGGAGATATAAACTAATAGTAGCAACTAAAGGAGATTTATTAGATCAAGAGCGTAAATTAGAAAAATCTAATTTGCATCAATATTTTCATCATATAGAAGTAATGAGTGATAAGAAAGCGAAAGATTATAAAAAACTAATTAATCATTTAGATATATATCCATCAGAATTATTGATGATTGGAAATTCTTTAAAATCGGATGTTTTACCCTTAATAGAAATTGGAGCTAAATCAGTGCATGTGCCTTTTCATACAACTTGGGCGCACGAAGAAGTTACAGAGCAAGAACAGAATGCAAGTAATTATATTACCATTAATAAAATAACAGACGTTTTAGATTTTTTATAA
- the kdsB gene encoding 3-deoxy-manno-octulosonate cytidylyltransferase → MKVIAMIPARYSASRFPGKLMKDLGGKPVIVRTYQAALQTKLFDDVFIVTDSDVIFNEIENIGGKAIMSKTAHECGSDRIAEAVENIDVDIVINVQGDEPFIDEVSLSKLIDAFKKDINKEIDLASLMVQITDKTDIENPNNVKVITDVNNMAIYFSRSVIPFHRDIDIDVKYYKHKGVYAFRKQALIDFYNTPITPLEASEKIEAIRYQEIGKKIKMIETDVEAIGIDTPEDLEKAIKYLKR, encoded by the coding sequence ATGAAAGTAATTGCAATGATTCCAGCGCGTTATAGCGCATCTCGTTTCCCAGGTAAACTAATGAAAGATTTAGGGGGAAAGCCTGTAATTGTTAGAACTTACCAGGCAGCATTGCAAACTAAGTTATTTGATGATGTGTTTATTGTAACTGATTCTGACGTTATTTTTAATGAGATTGAAAATATTGGTGGAAAAGCAATTATGAGTAAAACAGCACATGAATGTGGTTCTGATAGAATTGCTGAAGCTGTAGAAAATATTGATGTAGATATTGTAATTAATGTTCAAGGTGATGAACCGTTTATTGATGAAGTTTCACTTTCAAAATTAATAGATGCATTTAAAAAAGACATTAATAAAGAAATTGATTTAGCGTCTTTAATGGTTCAAATTACTGATAAAACTGATATTGAAAATCCTAATAATGTAAAAGTAATTACCGATGTAAATAATATGGCAATTTATTTTTCTAGAAGTGTAATTCCATTTCATAGAGATATAGATATTGATGTGAAATATTACAAGCACAAAGGAGTCTATGCTTTTAGAAAACAAGCACTCATCGACTTTTATAACACTCCGATTACGCCTTTAGAAGCTTCAGAAAAAATTGAAGCAATCCGATATCAAGAAATTGGTAAAAAGATTAAAATGATTGAAACTGATGTTGAAGCCATTGGAATTGATACTCCTGAAGATTTAGAAAAAGCTATAAAATATCTAAAACGTTAA
- a CDS encoding type I phosphomannose isomerase catalytic subunit, translating into MPIHQLLKFEPILKDKIWGGQKLMKNLNKVSKRKDIGESWEISDVKGDTSIVANGALKGKDLKELISEFKYDLVGETIYKHFGEKFPLLIKFIDAKEALSIQLHPHNDLAKKRHNSFGKTEMWYVMQADEKANLIVGFKKDVTSEEYLGHLENKTLTDILNIDEVKKGDVYFIPNGRVHAIGAGVLIAEIQQTSDITYRIYDWDRPNPDGTFRDLHTEEAIDVIDYKAQKSYKTDYKKEQNSASEIVSCPYFTTNVLPVNRTISVNHSKKDSFVIYMCVEGNVLFEYSNQQETLKMGETILVPACIKNIKITSEENSELLEVYIK; encoded by the coding sequence ATGCCTATACATCAACTTTTAAAATTTGAACCTATCCTAAAAGATAAAATTTGGGGTGGTCAAAAGTTGATGAAAAATCTTAATAAAGTTTCCAAAAGAAAAGATATTGGTGAAAGTTGGGAAATTTCCGATGTAAAAGGAGATACCTCAATAGTTGCAAACGGTGCTTTAAAAGGAAAAGATTTAAAAGAGTTGATTTCTGAATTTAAATATGACTTGGTTGGCGAAACTATTTATAAACATTTTGGTGAAAAATTTCCGCTATTAATTAAGTTTATAGATGCAAAAGAAGCACTAAGTATTCAGTTACATCCACATAATGATCTGGCTAAAAAACGTCATAACTCATTCGGAAAAACAGAAATGTGGTATGTAATGCAAGCTGATGAAAAAGCGAATCTAATTGTTGGCTTCAAAAAAGATGTTACTTCAGAAGAATATTTAGGTCATTTAGAAAATAAAACACTTACCGATATTTTAAATATTGATGAGGTTAAAAAAGGCGATGTTTATTTTATTCCTAATGGTAGAGTTCATGCAATAGGAGCTGGAGTTTTAATAGCGGAAATTCAGCAAACATCTGATATTACCTATAGGATTTATGATTGGGATAGACCAAATCCTGATGGAACATTCAGGGATTTACATACAGAAGAAGCTATAGATGTAATTGATTATAAAGCTCAAAAATCATATAAAACTGATTATAAAAAAGAACAGAATAGTGCTTCGGAAATTGTTTCATGCCCTTATTTTACAACCAATGTTTTACCTGTAAATAGAACTATTTCTGTTAATCATTCTAAAAAAGATAGTTTTGTTATTTATATGTGTGTAGAAGGAAATGTTTTATTTGAGTATAGTAATCAACAAGAAACACTAAAAATGGGTGAAACTATTTTAGTACCGGCTTGTATTAAAAATATTAAAATTACTTCTGAAGAGAATTCAGAATTATTAGAAGTTTATATAAAATAA
- a CDS encoding 6-carboxytetrahydropterin synthase, with protein sequence MPKVTVHRKAHFNAAHRLYRKDWSDEKNFEVFGKCSNPNFHGHNYDLIVSVTGEIDQETGFVMDLSILRRLIKSEVEEALDHKNLNIEVEEFKNLNPTAENISVVIYNKLRRHIPNHLELKVKLYETARNSVSYSGN encoded by the coding sequence ATGCCTAAAGTAACTGTTCATAGAAAAGCTCATTTTAACGCAGCACACAGATTATATAGAAAAGATTGGTCTGATGAAAAAAACTTTGAAGTTTTTGGAAAGTGTAGCAATCCAAATTTTCATGGACATAATTACGATTTAATTGTTTCTGTAACTGGAGAAATTGATCAAGAAACAGGTTTTGTGATGGATTTATCTATTTTAAGAAGATTGATAAAATCTGAAGTAGAAGAAGCTTTAGATCATAAAAATTTAAATATTGAAGTGGAAGAATTTAAAAACTTGAATCCAACTGCTGAAAATATTTCTGTGGTAATTTATAATAAATTAAGAAGGCATATTCCAAATCATTTAGAGTTGAAAGTGAAACTTTATGAGACTGCTAGAAATTCTGTGAGTTATTCTGGAAACTAA
- the idi gene encoding isopentenyl-diphosphate Delta-isomerase encodes MEEHVILVDTNDNQLGLMPKMEAHEKAVLHRAFSVFIFNDKGELMLQQRAADKYHSPLLWTNTCCSHQRDGETSLEAGKRRLEEEMGFVTELEEVFWFVYKAPFDNGLTEHELDHVMIGEFNDEPIINKEEVENYKWMSLEDVKSDIELQPEIYTAWFKIIFKESYSKLTNA; translated from the coding sequence ATGGAAGAACACGTAATCTTAGTAGATACCAATGATAACCAATTAGGGTTGATGCCTAAAATGGAAGCCCATGAAAAAGCGGTTTTGCACAGAGCATTTTCAGTTTTTATTTTTAATGATAAAGGTGAATTAATGTTGCAGCAAAGAGCCGCAGATAAATATCATTCTCCTTTATTATGGACAAATACTTGTTGTTCTCATCAAAGAGACGGAGAAACTTCATTAGAAGCAGGAAAACGAAGACTTGAAGAAGAAATGGGTTTTGTAACAGAACTTGAAGAGGTTTTTTGGTTTGTGTATAAAGCGCCTTTTGATAATGGTTTAACTGAACACGAGTTAGATCATGTAATGATTGGGGAATTTAATGATGAACCAATTATTAATAAAGAAGAAGTAGAAAATTATAAATGGATGTCTCTTGAGGATGTGAAATCTGATATTGAATTACAGCCAGAAATTTATACTGCTTGGTTTAAGATTATTTTTAAAGAATCATACTCAAAACTAACTAATGCCTAA
- a CDS encoding peptidylprolyl isomerase: protein MKLTKSILFFLLIFLMIQCDDKQKKKKNILLKKEKKVIQKKPVEKAWDSLNKKNVIPFFTEYGKQNKETKVKITTDFGEIKLRLYNDTPIHRANFIFLTKIGYFTHTEFYRIAKNFVIQGGNSEDFGKSKVRYKYRNYVLKPEFRKHRRHTYGVLAAAKETDNNPNNLSNPFEFYIVQSKSGAHHLNNLHTVFGEVISGYSTMEKMSKVKVGPDEWPIEDIKMKVEIID, encoded by the coding sequence ATGAAGCTTACTAAATCTATTTTATTTTTTCTTTTAATTTTTTTGATGATTCAATGTGATGATAAACAAAAAAAGAAAAAAAACATTTTATTAAAAAAAGAAAAAAAAGTAATTCAGAAAAAACCTGTAGAAAAAGCATGGGATAGTTTAAATAAGAAGAATGTAATTCCTTTTTTCACTGAATATGGCAAACAAAACAAAGAAACTAAAGTTAAAATCACTACAGATTTTGGCGAAATAAAATTACGATTATACAACGATACGCCTATCCACAGAGCTAATTTTATTTTCTTAACTAAAATTGGATATTTTACACATACAGAGTTTTATCGAATAGCTAAAAATTTTGTAATTCAAGGTGGTAATTCAGAAGATTTTGGTAAATCTAAAGTCCGTTATAAGTACAGAAATTATGTTTTAAAACCAGAATTCAGAAAACATAGAAGACATACATATGGTGTTTTAGCTGCTGCAAAAGAAACAGACAACAATCCAAATAATTTATCTAATCCATTTGAATTTTATATTGTTCAAAGCAAATCTGGCGCGCATCATTTAAACAATCTTCATACTGTTTTTGGAGAAGTAATTTCTGGTTACTCAACCATGGAAAAAATGTCTAAAGTAAAAGTTGGGCCAGATGAATGGCCTATTGAAGATATTAAGATGAAAGTTGAAATTATAGATTGA
- a CDS encoding peptide chain release factor 3: MSFIEEIQRRRTFGIISHPDAGKTTLTEKLLLFGGAIQEAGAVKNNKIKKGATSDFMEIERQRGISVATSVLAFIYQDKKINILDTPGHKDFAEDTFRTLTAVDSVIVVIDVAKGVEPQTEKLVEVCRMRNIPMLVFINKLDREGKDAFDLLDEVEQKLGLTVTPMSFPIGMGYDFKGIYNIWEKKLNIFSGDNKQTISEGIEFDDLSNPELDTVVGEKAAETLREEIELIEEVYPKFNQEAYLKGELQPVFFGSALNNFGVKELLDAFIEIAPQPQPKKAEERLVDSKEEKLTGFVFKIHANMDPKHRDRLAFIKIVSGVFKRNSPYLHVRNGKKMKFSSPNAFFAEKKEIVDESFPGDIVGVHDTGNFKIGDTLTEGEVLNFRGIPSFSPEHFRYVNNADPMKAKQLFKGLDQLMDEGVAQLFTLDMNGRKIIGTVGALQYEVIQYRLEHEYGAKCTYENIHVHKACWVEAEDEKNDEFKDFKRVKQRYLAKDKQGQLVFLADSEFTIQMTQNKYPSVKLHFTSEFKD, from the coding sequence ATGAGTTTTATAGAAGAAATACAGCGTAGAAGAACATTTGGAATCATTTCGCATCCAGATGCAGGTAAAACTACACTTACAGAAAAACTTTTATTATTTGGTGGTGCCATTCAAGAAGCCGGTGCTGTAAAAAATAATAAGATTAAAAAAGGCGCAACTTCAGATTTTATGGAAATAGAGCGTCAGCGTGGAATTTCTGTAGCCACTTCTGTACTTGCTTTTATCTACCAAGACAAAAAAATAAACATTCTCGACACACCAGGTCATAAGGATTTTGCTGAAGATACTTTTAGAACTTTAACAGCTGTAGATAGTGTAATAGTTGTTATTGATGTTGCAAAAGGTGTTGAGCCGCAAACTGAAAAATTAGTTGAAGTTTGTAGAATGCGTAATATACCGATGCTCGTTTTCATCAATAAATTAGATAGAGAAGGAAAAGATGCTTTTGATTTATTAGATGAAGTTGAGCAAAAGTTAGGATTGACAGTTACTCCAATGAGTTTCCCTATCGGAATGGGATATGATTTTAAAGGAATCTATAATATTTGGGAAAAGAAATTGAACATTTTTTCTGGAGATAACAAACAAACTATTTCTGAAGGAATTGAATTTGATGACCTATCAAATCCAGAATTGGATACTGTAGTAGGAGAAAAAGCCGCAGAAACCTTACGAGAAGAGATTGAATTAATTGAAGAAGTCTATCCAAAATTTAATCAAGAAGCGTATTTAAAAGGGGAATTACAACCCGTATTTTTTGGTTCTGCCTTAAATAATTTTGGAGTAAAAGAATTGTTGGATGCTTTTATTGAAATTGCACCTCAACCTCAGCCTAAAAAAGCTGAAGAACGTTTAGTAGATTCTAAAGAAGAAAAACTAACAGGATTTGTGTTTAAAATTCATGCGAATATGGATCCTAAACACAGAGATAGATTAGCTTTTATAAAAATTGTTTCTGGAGTTTTTAAAAGAAATTCACCGTATTTACATGTAAGAAATGGAAAGAAAATGAAATTTTCGAGTCCAAATGCTTTTTTTGCTGAAAAGAAAGAAATTGTAGATGAATCATTCCCTGGTGATATTGTAGGTGTACATGATACTGGTAACTTTAAAATTGGTGACACATTAACAGAAGGTGAAGTTTTAAACTTTAGAGGAATTCCTAGTTTTTCTCCAGAACATTTCCGCTATGTAAATAATGCAGATCCAATGAAAGCAAAACAGCTATTCAAAGGGTTAGATCAATTAATGGACGAAGGTGTTGCCCAATTATTTACACTAGACATGAACGGAAGAAAAATTATTGGAACTGTAGGTGCTTTACAATATGAAGTAATTCAATATCGTTTAGAACATGAATATGGTGCAAAATGTACGTATGAAAATATTCATGTGCATAAAGCATGTTGGGTAGAAGCTGAAGATGAAAAAAATGATGAATTTAAAGACTTTAAACGTGTAAAGCAGCGTTATTTAGCAAAAGACAAACAAGGTCAGTTAGTATTTTTAGCAGATTCTGAATTTACTATTCAAATGACACAGAATAAATATCCATCAGTAAAATTGCATTTTACAAGCGAGTTTAAAGATTAG
- a CDS encoding peptidylprolyl isomerase: MNNGIYAKFNTTKGEILVSLEFEKTPGTVGNFIALAEGNLENQVKSQGIPYYDGLKFHRVIPDFMIQGGCPQGTGTGNPGYKFDDEFHPDLKHDAPGKLAMANSGPATNGSQFYITHVPTPWLDNKHTVFGSVVEGQDIVDAVSQGDELTSLEIVRVGTDAENFNAVEAFRTFEGSRAEREAEELKKQKELLDSVAAGYDETASGLRYQILQKGGGKQATKGATVSVHYKGQLLDGTVFDSSYKRKQPIDFAIGVGQVIAGWDEGIQLLEVGDKARLVIPSHLGYGEAGAGGVIPPNATLIFDVELMDVK, from the coding sequence ATGAATAACGGAATCTACGCAAAGTTCAATACTACAAAAGGAGAAATTTTAGTGAGCTTAGAGTTTGAAAAAACTCCCGGTACAGTTGGTAACTTCATTGCTTTAGCAGAAGGAAATTTAGAAAATCAAGTAAAATCTCAAGGAATACCTTATTATGATGGATTAAAATTTCATAGAGTAATTCCAGATTTTATGATTCAAGGTGGATGTCCACAAGGAACAGGAACAGGAAATCCTGGGTATAAATTTGATGACGAATTTCATCCAGACTTAAAACACGATGCTCCAGGGAAATTAGCCATGGCTAATTCTGGACCAGCAACAAACGGTAGTCAGTTTTATATTACCCACGTTCCTACTCCATGGTTAGATAATAAACATACTGTTTTTGGATCTGTGGTAGAAGGACAAGATATTGTTGATGCAGTTTCGCAAGGAGATGAACTTACTTCATTAGAAATAGTAAGAGTTGGAACAGACGCTGAAAATTTTAATGCTGTTGAAGCTTTTAGAACTTTTGAAGGATCTAGAGCAGAACGCGAAGCAGAAGAATTAAAAAAGCAAAAAGAATTACTAGATTCAGTTGCAGCTGGATATGATGAAACTGCAAGTGGATTACGTTACCAAATTTTACAAAAAGGTGGCGGAAAGCAAGCTACAAAAGGTGCTACTGTATCTGTACATTATAAAGGACAATTATTAGACGGAACTGTTTTTGATTCTTCTTATAAAAGAAAACAACCGATAGATTTTGCAATTGGCGTTGGACAAGTAATTGCTGGTTGGGATGAAGGAATTCAGTTATTAGAAGTTGGTGATAAAGCACGATTAGTAATTCCTTCTCATTTAGGATATGGTGAAGCTGGTGCTGGTGGTGTAATTCCACCAAATGCAACACTAATTTTTGATGTTGAATTAATGGATGTAAAGTAA
- a CDS encoding barstar family protein, whose translation MIIRKEIKDDNELYLYFNDRLIYKRWLNDGYSKVFDKMAYGKDTFVSIIEDENGKIRHRRKIFINGEFCETKEDFWNRYVAEIESEKLFGKNLDAFNDAIIAEGPGFPGDCIIEIIGTKKLEKVFGKKNFDFIIGLLRDAEFVDLIIEKENIE comes from the coding sequence GTGATAATTAGAAAAGAAATTAAAGATGATAATGAACTATATTTATATTTCAATGACAGATTGATTTATAAAAGATGGTTGAATGATGGATATTCTAAAGTATTTGACAAAATGGCTTATGGAAAAGACACTTTCGTTAGTATCATCGAAGATGAAAATGGAAAAATTCGACATCGAAGAAAGATTTTCATAAACGGAGAATTTTGTGAAACCAAAGAAGATTTTTGGAATAGATATGTAGCAGAGATTGAATCTGAAAAATTATTCGGAAAGAATCTTGACGCTTTTAATGACGCAATAATAGCTGAAGGACCTGGATTTCCAGGAGATTGTATAATTGAAATTATCGGAACTAAAAAACTTGAAAAAGTATTTGGAAAGAAAAATTTTGACTTTATAATCGGACTATTGAGAGATGCTGAATTTGTTGACCTGATAATTGAGAAAGAAAATATTGAATAA